A single Xenopus laevis strain J_2021 chromosome 3S, Xenopus_laevis_v10.1, whole genome shotgun sequence DNA region contains:
- the LOC108712559 gene encoding transmembrane protein 213: MKPLTALVFLGLLGACDVASVSETTPGSINSLLQCPDQDICSVASVCCVPGVDSYGWIAAAVGWSLWFLTVILYCVGKVMNLHPNEPKYQLA, encoded by the exons ATGAAGCCATTGACTGCGCTCGTGTTCCTGGGGCTCCTGGGTGCCTGTGACGTGGCATCAG TATCCGAAACAACGCCGGGGTCTATAAACAGCCTCCTGCAATGCCCTG ACCAAGATATCTGCAGTGTGGCCAGTGTGTGCTGCGTCCCTGGAGTCGACAGTTACGGTTGGATTGCTGCCGCCGTGGGGTGGAGTTTGTGGTTTCTCACGGTCATTTTGTACTGCGTCGGAAAAGTTATGAATCTTCACCCAAATGAGCCAAAGTACCAACTGGCGTAA